The following DNA comes from Desulfobaculum xiamenense.
ACGAAGAACTGGACGCCATCTACGAGGACTACCTGCCCGGCCTACACGTGGACCTATTCCTCGAACGCCACTCCGGTGCCATGGTCTACGTGATGGGACAGGTGCGCACGGGCGGGGCATTCAGCATCGCCAAGCCAGTGACGCTGACGCAGGCGCTGGCGCTGGCCGGAGGGCACAACAACGAGGCGGACCTGACGAGCGTCCTCGTCTTCCGACGGCAGGGCCAGCAATTCGGCGCGCGGCGGCTCGATCTGGAGAAGACACTCGGCCTCGACGAGGACGGCACACTCTTCTACCTCCAGCCCGACGACATCGTGTACATCCCCCGGCGCGGCAGGGCGCAGTGGGCGGAGGTCATGCGCGAGGTCTCGGAAATCATCTTCTTCCGCGGCTGGAGCTCGGGACTCGACGGCCCCCTCTTCGTCAACCCGATCATCAAGTAGGGCACAGGGCATGACGCGACAGACAGCCATCAAAACCGAAGACTACATTCGCGAGGTAGTCACCATCTTCTTCGCCCAGAAGAGGATCATCCAGCGGACGTTTCTGATCATCGCGGTCTTTGCCGTGGCCGTGGCGCTGTTCTGGCCGCCGACCTACGCCGTGCGCGGCGAAATACTCATCAAGGGCAAAAAGCTGGAGAAAAGCCCGGAAACGCTCGAAAACACCCAGATACGCATGTTCGAGCTGACGCGGCAGGATCTCGCATCCGAAATCGAGATCGTCGAGTCCAACGACGTCATCGAAAACACCATCCGCCTGCTACGGGAAAAGCAGCTCCTGTACACAGATGTGGACCTCACAGCGGACACCATGCCCGCTCTGGTCAAGAACATCCGCTCGCGCCTCGAAGCGTCCATCAAGCAGGACTCGCACATCATCGAGACGACATTCACCTCCCGCGATCCGAACGAGGCCCACGTGGTACTCCGGCACCTGCTCATCGAATATGTGAACTGGCGCAACAGCGTATTCAACCCCGGACAGGCCGTCACCTTCTACGAAACGCAGGTGGAGCGCTTCTCGCAGGCCCTACGTAAAAACGAAGACGCGCTCATCGCCCTTGCTGAACAGTACATGTCCCCCGATCCCGCCAAGGAGATCGACAACAACCTCGCCATCAAGAAGGATTTGGAGCAGAGCCTCGACCGCGAACGCACGGAATGGACCAAGAAGGAACTCTACGTGGACTTTCTGGAGGATGCCCTCGACTCGCCGGACATGCGCCTGTTCTCCTCCATCGACAACCAGTCCATCACCCTGCTCGGCGAGAAGCTCCAAAGCCTCGTCATCGAGCGCGGCAACATCCTGCGCGTCTACCACGAATCGAGCGACAGGGTCCGCGGCGTGGACGAACAGATCGCCAAGACCTACGAGACGCTGCGCTCCGAGGTGGCCGCCTACGCGGAAACCATGCGCAACGAGGCGGACATCCTCGGCGACACCATCGCCGCCATGGAAACCCGCCTGCGCGATCTTTCGGCCCGCAACGTGGAACTGCACACCTACCTCGTGGAGTCGCAGCGCATCCATCGCGAGATAGACCTCATCCGCCACTCCTACGAGACCTTCTCCAAACGCCTTGAGGAAGCGCGCATACAGACCTCGTCCGACGCCAACGCCCTGTTCTCCATCAGCATCATCAGCTGGCCGTTCGTCTCGTGGGAGCCGGTGTTTCCGCAGCCGCGCCTCATCATCCCGCTGGGGCTGTTCGTGGCCATGCTGACGGGGCTGAGCCTCGGCTTCCTCCGCGAGTACTTCGACCACACCTTCAAGAAACCCGAGGACGGTCCGAAGTTCGCGGGCCTGACCACGCTCTTCACCATTCCCCGCTGGAAGGGCTGACCTTCGGAGAAGCACCCATGAGCTGGATCGAAGACACAACGCCAACATGCGACGAATCGCAGGTCACCTGCCCGAAGTACGGCATCTTCCAGGGCGGATACTTCGGCTACACCCCGTGGTCCTTCGTGACCATCACCCTGTTCAACGCCGTGGTGTCCTTC
Coding sequences within:
- a CDS encoding GumC family protein encodes the protein MTRQTAIKTEDYIREVVTIFFAQKRIIQRTFLIIAVFAVAVALFWPPTYAVRGEILIKGKKLEKSPETLENTQIRMFELTRQDLASEIEIVESNDVIENTIRLLREKQLLYTDVDLTADTMPALVKNIRSRLEASIKQDSHIIETTFTSRDPNEAHVVLRHLLIEYVNWRNSVFNPGQAVTFYETQVERFSQALRKNEDALIALAEQYMSPDPAKEIDNNLAIKKDLEQSLDRERTEWTKKELYVDFLEDALDSPDMRLFSSIDNQSITLLGEKLQSLVIERGNILRVYHESSDRVRGVDEQIAKTYETLRSEVAAYAETMRNEADILGDTIAAMETRLRDLSARNVELHTYLVESQRIHREIDLIRHSYETFSKRLEEARIQTSSDANALFSISIISWPFVSWEPVFPQPRLIIPLGLFVAMLTGLSLGFLREYFDHTFKKPEDGPKFAGLTTLFTIPRWKG